The DNA region CAACTTTCATGTAaagcttatattttattccgcggtaacatttattttatgtatattcgAGCGCACTGTTGTTGATGtcagctttttatttatttgcatgtTATTTGTTACGCGCTTTTGATTTGTAGTTTTCAAAAGCAAATGATGATTTGTTAGATAACGACGTACGAGGGGTTGGTTTTTACAAcgcagttttttaataattattcacaaGATGAAATGAATAGATTTTCGAATCTatcataaaatcataaatattccttttaattaaacccgcatatttattacttcaatagcatcatattaataaaaggttgtgtaaaattaatactaattaaaatttaatttgttacagGCGCAATCATCATCGAACAAAAATTCATCGAGTACAAGTGGTCAACAATCGAAGGTTTCCACAACCACTCCAAACTCATCCAATACACCAAAGACTGCTGAACCAAAGCCTGTGGAGTGCAATCTATGTCACCGAAAGTTCAAAAACATACCCGCCCTCAATGGACATATGAGACTTCATGGGGGTTACTTCAAAAAGgtacttgaaatttaaaggaattaatataattaaatgtagaatCCCTTGACGaatttaatgttgatttattagtttcttgaataatttacaCCTCGACTTCatacaactttaattaatattctaattatcaGTTTAAAGTCTAGTTGGTTAAATAAAGTTCCATCTAAAgatggaaattaaataatttaatttaaatccataattttattaggtaCTTAATAAGACATTTAATTACGTCTAGAAATCGTTctgtatttaattgaattatggtTTATGCTTTCAAAGAAATAACTGATTTTTTATACGCaagtttacttaaaataaaacaaagttatttaattatgtatattatctgttattcgtattttttttttgtactttctgtgacaaatttattataattaataatgagacattaatgaattaatcaattttcagGATGCCGACAACAAAAAATGCGAAAAAAAAGACACGAACACGCCCCCACTGCAAACGGCCAGCGTGAGCGTGCGGGCACTGATCGAGGAAAAGATCATCAACAAGAGGATAACTCAGCCGCAGCCCACCACGCCGACGGAGGAACCCAAGTCGACAGCGCCGCCCCTCTTTCCTTTAACCGTGCATTCCTCGGCGACGTCCAGCGACCTAGACACCAAGATCACCTCGTTCGTGGTGCCGGCACCCCCTCAACAGACCGCTGAGAAGACTAGAAGACATTCCGACGCTGAGGCTTTCAACCACAGGTTGTAAGACACACTTGTAGAATATTAGAATGTTCGTTTACAATACAAACTTGTTACAGAATTTCAAACACGCAACAAGAAGCTCAAGCTCTGGCTGATCTCATCCTCAAGCGGGAGATCAAACGGGAGAAAGCCTCCGTCAAACGTACTACCTCTGATCCCGGTCAAACGAACCTCATCCAATTCCAGTCGAATGATTCGCTGTCGCTGACTTTCAAGCAAGAGGAGATCGAATATCTATCGCCCAGTTTGCAAGATGAGGTGTTCACACAAGTACAGGACACCATGTTGCTGCAAGGTGTAGATCCCAATCAGTTGGCCACTTTGCAATTCCAAACCGAAGACTTGTTGCCAGATCAAACTGATCAGAACTTGCAGAATCTCAATCTGGATGATTATGCAAACTTACAGGACCAAGTTGGTCAATCGCCCTCCTATCAGTCTAGTCATAATGTGAATCAAGATTTGCAAGCGGTCTTGGATTCTCCTCTTCCTGAAAGTCTCGCTGAATTCAGCACCTTTCATTCAAACAACTTAGATCTATCTTCGCCCAGTTACCAAAACCAATCACCTGCACAATATGTCAATTCTCCACACACTTCAATAGCACAGTCTCCATTGCAAAGCCCGTTAATTCGGCAGGATTCGCCAGGATTCCCATATCCCACGCCACCAGCAAGTCATGAGGGACAAAGCCCTTGTTTTTCTCAGAATACTTTGCTACCTTTGGTGTCTCCAAAACAGGAGTTTGGAGCAGTCGTGGAACGTGGAATTGATGAACCACCCCAAGCCTCATCTCCATTGTCGGCAGCTTTCTTCACATCAACCATGTCCAGTTCTGCTGCAGTGGAAGAGGCTTTGGAAGAAGTTTTGCCAGGGGAAACAATTTCCAATGACGATTTATATCCTTTGAGCAACTCACCTTCACCACAATCACCCATTGGATTGACTCCTGTCCAGTCTCCATTACCTAATATAGCAACAACAGCTGTATCATCCCCTCATCCGACAACTACTTTCAGTGCAAGTAACACAGCTACGTTCAACATCTCCCCACAATATACTCTCCAATCTCAAATGATGCCAAATTCCGAGGATCCTCTCTTATCCAGCAGTTCTGTAAATCGTAAACGGTGTGGACTAAGTGGCATTCCACTAAGAGTTATGACCAATAACGGCCTATTGGATCTTAATACTGCGAATTTCGCTGGAATTTTGTTGGACGCAAATggggaaatcaaatttatccaAACTGGTGCCAACACTTTCCAgtcgaaaaatattgtattggcGAACACTCAAATGGTACAAACGCCACAAGACGATGATAAAACCAAATTGCATCGAATGTTGAAAACAGTTCAGTGCGCCTTACCAACGAAACAATTCATCGCTAAACCCAAACAAGTGGTTGAAATCAAGAAAGAAGAGAACAACGACGTGTTTTTGAGTCCCACATCGTAAGTTACTAGTTGCAATCAAATTTGTGTTCTGCAAACGACGCTCTcgtcaaaaataattactctacaatttttagaataccgTCTAGTCCTGTGCGTACATCGAGGAAACGACTTAGAACTGAGCCGTTGCAGTTGCCAGTTTTTCACCAGTCAAAACTAAGGGCGACTAGAAGCAAACCGGCAGGGTCTTCAGCATTTACACCCCAGCCGATATTAAACCCACAAAGACAAGGGACTGGACTTTTTAACAACCTAAAAACAAAATCCAGTAAGTTAATCTTTAAGCtttgtatttaacaatttagaaTGCATATAATGTTTGCTGTCCTAATTACAAACATGAAAGTTCGACatggatattaattattatatttaggtgATGATACCAGTATATGGAATTGCGAGCCCATCCCTGAAACTGATTCAACCCCGCACATAAATGTGGGACCCCAATTTCAGTGTAATATTCCACCTGTCTCCAGCAGATTGAATCCCGTATCGAAACATGAGGATCTGCTTTGGGATCCTGGTATTAACAATTGTTCCGATGCCGAAGGTAAAgagataagaaaaaaattgtcatttgattttaatgttgggaatattattttagtcgATATGTACTTGGATTTCGCGTGTTGCGCTGCTGTACCAGGCGGTGGTAGAAACAAAGAATACGCCATGCATTTGCTTCACATGTGTAGTGGTAACATTCATGTAAGTGGCTccactttttgaaaaaatacatattaatattgagtGTTTTCAGGAGGCCATGTTGAAACTAATGCAACCTTCTCCAAACCTACCTGCTGATCATCCTCTTCTGTGCTACCAGTATAGCGAAAGTGACAAGTGGTCTTCTACTGAGACCGAAATATTCCACAAGGCACTGATTAAGTACGACAAAGATTTTCACAGCATTTCAAAAGAGGTAAGCTCAAACAGTACATTTAAGATTTAAGATctaaaacgaaaatatttgtttataggtAAAAAGTAAATCGGTGAAACAGTGTATACAGTTTTATTACGTTTGGAAGAAGGTTTGCACGGACGAGTACAGAAAATTAAAGCAGGTCCGAGAAAAAAGGAATCATAAAAACTCGGAGTCAGACATGGATGAAAAGCCCTATCCAGATGCCAAATTATTGGGGGTacgtataacatttttattttgataaggAATTTTATGGGATTTTATGcatgttaaaatttgttcttaGATTGCAGACAGTGGGTCCCCTATGCCGGTTCAAGATGCTACAAGAAATTTCGTCTGTGAATTTCCAGAATGTTCAGCAGTAAGTTTAAATGTAGATTTGCGGTAATATATTACTTGTACAAAGTATAGTCGAATTTGCTGGCAATTAATCATGTTCTCTTCGACTTTTGCAGGTTTTCGTTAAGAAGACATATTtagataaaacatatttttactttaaataatttgttaaactaatgatccaaattaaaaaatcctgtattgaaatcaataaaataaccttaattaaaagttaataaaaattaataaagttaataaacaaCTCCGTGCACTGAAGCCAAACGGCATCCTGATTAAAACTTGTGACTGTTTCAGAGTTTCAATTCTCGCGCAGCGCTAAACGGTCACATCCGGATCCACGGCGGTACTGCCGCCAGGAATTCGCCGACTCCGGCCGCAATCGAGCGCCGTTCCGCCTCGGTCAGTTCGACGGTATGCCACCCGGACTCGACCGAGGACTATCCCTGTAAGATTTGCGGGAAGTAAGTGTTCGTACCCACCCATAGCACCCCCAACCTAGACTAGCGAGACTAAGGTAAATGATCGGTGTGTTGCGTCCTCTGCTTACGTGCTAACACtatcattgtttttatttttatgatttttattttggtttttgttttacttttttgttctTCTCCATGATCTACTGCAACATCCAGTGGGCGGACTGAGGtactattttagtttttaaaagggGTTGTATCTGGggaaaaatgttcatttttcaTCCTTTTGAAGTCCGTACCAATCTATATTccgtttttatgtttattttctttcctttctttttttatatacacataaaaaataagttttatttttcgtaaattattaataacaacaaaattagaaGTAAATTACCCTGAATACAACCTCAACTATGCAGGCCGCATAGTACttccttttattttcttcagtctatgtaattaaattaattttacgttcTGGCATGAAGATCTTCGTTAAACTGGTATGAGACTGGACACAATGGTCtacttttttctgttttttcccgtttatttttgtttttctctgATAGtgaaataattagaatatgtGATATATTGCACGTGAGCATGTCACAACAGAAATCGTCCGAACCGATCATTGTTATTTTCGCCctgataaatgtttaaataaaattaatatttgtgcaATATAGCATAACATTGCCCGGTTCAGTATtatgatttgaataattctgCAAAgagtacattattattataggacaAAATAGTGTAACAAATCATAATGTTGAGTCTATGTTACTTTGAGTTTTCTTTATCTAAACTTCATTTATCCATTTCTACTCGCTCtctagaaaattatttgtatatgcactaaatttctgttaaaatCACCACATAAGTTTGTACTAATATTCTCCaataatctataataaatatgaaaaaatctattttctaTTTGATTATAACAGAAATTCACAATGCAAACATGTAATTATGAATctaatgtatattttgtgtATTCACAGGGTGTTTTCGAAAATTAAAAGCCGTAGTGCCCATATGAAATCTCACCGACCACCAGATGCTGAAACATCAAAACGACGCGAATCAAAAGACCCACAAAACTATTGTTATGAACTCTCCGTGCCAAGCCCGTATAGTACAtagaatcaaaatttaaaatatcaaaaaataatataaaataattccagGTAAAGGGCAATCAAAAACTATTGAGTCAGATCAAAagattgaaataaaacaaaaagacataatttatgattaaaaggAAAATCTAGGTAATGGAATTATAGTTAGTATAGTTGTATAAATCTCAATCCACATATTAAACAgagatatatatttaatataaaaatagggGTTGTGTTACGTTACAGTTACGCAGAACGTAACGTAACGTTAGTGCCTTTTTCGAATGTCGAGTGAGACACTATTGCTATACCATctggtattttgaatttattcgtACTCCATTTTTGTATGCCCAAATCGGATATAAGTGactaaaatgaacaaaaaaaatcagtttctttttaatgGCAATTTAGAGAAttcattgaataaattaatactggGGTTAGTTTATGAATTGCAGCGTTAGcagaaaatcataaaaaatgtaaaacttttatagaataaaatgcaACTAAAGAAAAACATTATCGAAAGGAGTTTCATATAGCGAATTGGGCacgattttttacaatatcagAATTTTGAATTGTCAAGAGCAATATAGATCTGTActcaaaaagaattttaatcaaatattaatatcaaacggccataagtaaatataaacaaatgaaCTATACGTATTTTAAACTGGAACAAAATCACATACTTGTCCGCTTTTTTCTGCAGTATGTTGTGGGATTTGCTCAAAAAGATAGTGTTTTTTAACTCTTcctttttataagaatttacgtattaacaaattatgaaCTATTAGGTTAGGTGTTTAggaaatctataaataattattttaatataaataaaagttgctacaaatatactaatatttagtaattaaattatggaatGTAGAGTATTTATATATGGACGCACTGTATGAATTAATATGTGCCACGTGATAAAAATGTGACAAGTAGGtgaatttgttgatttttttggTACCCCCGAGCCAAGCTCATGTACTATTACTCTGTGTTGTGATCTTTTTAAAGTCTATTACTATGAATCTATCTATATTAatacttatataataaaataaatatttgtacatgTTACTGTATGTATgatattagattaaatttttagcagGTCTACGTTAAGTCAGAAATGGGTCCCAGcctttccattttaaaaaatgacaatcCAATTTTTCGTTTTTCTTAAACTTTATGTAtcgatgtttttattatacttaatatTACGTCTCAAAGACAAAACATAGGATAGGtagcttaataaatatatcatattcaTGTTAggtgttttataaaatgtatgttttcTTCAAACTCATCACGATGAGACGTAGGTTTAACATTGCTGGATATTTCGAGGTCGTGAATAagagatatattaaaaaaattaaattcttagaaATAACACGAAATGCTTTTTTCGAaggtcaatttaattttccgtgcctttataactttttttccCTAATTAACATCGATGCGTATTtacaataatgttttaaaaacaatcacAAACGGCAGTTTTCTATTggatttaatctttttaaattgtcatatTCACACCAGACCTTTTCTGACCTTATATAGACCAACAGACTGGGCCACAAGTTGGTAGTCGTAGAAATCTAAAGTGATTACCCACATAAAATTTCAGCGATTCTCATATTATTGAAACGTGAAATATCATGTTGCGATATTGTGTGGGGAAATCAATTTGGTTTGAATCAGGTGCTCAGAcctttatcaattaattgttgttattgAATGTACCTCTACGAACTGACgaacattttgttaattaaaaactcaaaGCGTCTAAATAGGTACTTTAATTACGTATAACTCATATAAATCTCCTAAAAATTGCTCACTTTTATACGTCGTATTTAGCTTTTTatacatgtttatttattactggACTATGTTATTACTAATGGAATTTATGTAATCGCTTAAAACCAGTTAAGAAAACTTCTTTACGTACGCACTACTATATTTCCCTTATAATGTGTGTGTttatgtgtaataaatataaacactcTAATAATATATGTGCTTCCAGAATGTCAACATATCCCTATATATTGCACACAAATTCCATGTTATTAATCTGGTTTTAAACTGATTACGTGTTTGTTATCCTCAAAGTAATTTTAggctaatatattttagtcaagTACATGtactgttataaattaatcattattctCTCAGTAGGTTGTTTGTACATACttgttctgttgtttttaacatttgatcTATATTTTCTGCTTATAAACTGTTTCTAAAACGgcctaataaatttaaaataaaagcatttACTTGTGATActgtaaaatactaaatactgATTTTAAATGTCCGTCAGTTCATGTTAGTCTATGGTCACCCTTATGTTATTGCATAATGTACTTGACACTAGTATTTTGTGTGATTTTTGAACAATCATTcatgtaaaataaagaaaaataacctCTAATATTGCTGTggtctttcaaaaaaacataAACGTACCCAAGGACTgtccaatatatttaaatatcaacaaatACTAGTTTTATTGATAGGTTCTAAGGACTATAAAAAACatcgaatctaaagaaactgatatttttacagaatatttttaataacaaatatcaaaccCAGATGTATCAACAAGTAATATCCTGTTTAGTATCgtgtaaagttttattattaaacattgcaaaaatttgttgatgtttaaatattccaatatttgtATGAATGTGTGCCTGTATTAATTTTCCTTGTGCCAACATTAAAATGTCATAGTTGAGCTTAGAAAGAAAACAGTGTCATGTAACATACTCAGTAGGTTAAAGCttgtatatttgtaaataagctattaatatatttatcaattttcatgCTTACCTTCTAATCcgcaacaaataaaacaacatcAACAGCAGTCAAGAATACATTATGCTGGTTGcagcagttttattttttgtggtaGTAGTTGGTGGTTTTGTAAATGTTTCAAGTTTTATTGATAGGTTTCGCCAATTGTTTAACCCCATTGCATCGCATTGCATCAAATTTTTAGAGGGGACGTGTAGTTATGCAATAAGCTATATAATAGGTGAATTTTTATCTGTctaaaaactttttgaaaagaGAGCAGCTATGTATCATTATTTGGTGTTTGTATACACATATTATTATCCAAAGTGCAAAGGAATTTGATGAGAATCGAATGATCAAACATTGAAATACGCAGTTTCAATTCATTTTGggtaaaaatgtatgtatatttgcTGATTTTTTgctttgaatttgaattttgtttacaacaCAATATAAACCGTTCCCAATCTGTACCTGATGAGATTTACCATTTCcactcattattatttattaatattatttatcttactaataaaatttaacgtgtgttaaaatatttggatttcATGATTCGATTCCGTTGTTGAATTTGTACACTTTTGTCGAAACTATTGAATGTGATCCAAGATGTAAgatgtatgtatgtaataataaaatgtttagcaCAACCTTCTAGGAATTTGTgtctaaatttgaatatatatgaaaatgtaaGAAAAAGTGTACAGAGTAAAACTATTCACCATatgtataatgtttaaatgaatttatataatattttacatttatgatGTCTAAAAACGTTGTGCTCATTTAtatcaacaataatatataattaatgtaaatcttTGATCAAATGTCAATACGTGTAGCTCAAGAaactttctatatatttttttgaatccaaataataaaatacaatctGTAGATTTTATGACCATAATATGTCATAACACAGTgtgttcatatttttagtgcagttatatttttcaaaccgAATTTTCGATTTTAATTTGCTAAATCATCATGACGGTCATCAATTAAATAGacaatcttaaaaataaagggcaagtttgaaaaatatatatgcagtaaaatgtttaaaaaatgtaaaaagtagAAAATACACTATATATTATGCGTTTGTAACTGTAATCCAGTTTTCtattttgtgttaaaactattaataattgttttgtttgactgtttttaaagaaaaatatttgttgttaaattctgtccaaatatttccaaaaacGTATGTTTAAAagtgtatatgtatatacttGTATTATTGTATGCACAATAAAAATGGCGTTGTATTAGTTCTTTGTATTATTCTGTACCAGTCTTTCCACTACCTTAATATTAGATAACAATCAATTAAAAGAAAcgtatctataaaaatatacaatatatttatttatgacatcAAACAATTCCAGACTtacatgaaataataatttaaggtcaattaaaaaatcaatacattttattcattggTATCCTGTGCTTGCAAACTTTTGATAGCCATCTCTATTGCACCCTCTCTGGATTTACAGCCACCAATGAATCCTGTAGAATGACAGAAAATCGCGTCTGGTATACCTGAAATTCTACTCAAGACTTCGTCTCTAACGCCATGCCAATCACTGCGCAAAAAGACTCTGAAATAATGTAacgattgaaataaaaataacttttttcatGCATCACAAATTTACCTGCAAATGAAACTTCCTGGTTCAACGGGAATACCTTGCACTCTCCATGAATCAGCTTTGTCTTTGAAAATGCAGAACTTCACTCGACCTTCAATACCCATTTCCCTTTCTAGACAAGCTAAATGGTCCTTCCAGGGTTGCCGTTGctctaacaaaattatttcccCACTGGGATACACTTGAGCACGATTTTCAACCGCCTCCTGAATGGCTATCCTTGCAGGCCACCATGTTTTTGCTGCCTAGAAATGTAAGATATTGTGTAGTGGTTTCATATCttcactatttatatttatatttacctcCAAAACCACTTCTTTAAACTCTGCACCGACCAAGTCCATAGCCTTATTAAAGCACTTCATTATTTCCGCGTTACTTGCCTCATCATCTGGATTCAATCTATGTACCCTGGCACTCAAATGGGTGTTAATTCGATACAAAGGGTCgcctgaaatattgaaaaaaacggtgtggttaatattaaataatttttgcttaaacattttgttattaagCACATGGAACAGTGGAGTACTTACCAATGGGGTACATGGGGATGCCGTTGTCGATTGCATCCATTTCCTCGACAAAGCTATCATAAACATGAAGGTAGATGTATTTCTTGGAATCTTCAGGTGTTTCAACTTTAGCCTTTTTTAAAATGGATGCAATGACGTCTTGACCGAAATGTGCATAGATCAATCCAGCCGAACTCAATCTAaaacattacatattaataagagataaatttacaatttttaaattctgcaTACTTTATGTTCTTGCTAACTCCGATATCAGGAAGAACTGTGGACAGGGTTTCATGAAATTCACGTTGATGATGGTCATAGCGATGATTCTGAGGGTTATATTCAGCTCCAACATCAACTACTATATCGCAAGTATTCAGTatctaaaaaagtaattaataaataaattagtaatgaAAATCACAATTACATTACCTGTGGGTCTCTTGTTCTAATAATTTCCCCATATTCATATTCCGGCAGCTGCTTCAACATAAAACATGCTAGGACTTCGTCACAGTGGAAAACACCACCGTGGGTACCTATTTTAGGTGTAATACGTTGGCTTTTAGCTAATGATGACATCCTGAAAAAGCTTGAATAAAAACGAAGTAAAGACGAATaggaaacaaagaaaatattcttacCCTTCCAGTATGAGCGATCCCACGTCCAGAGAGCGCTTGAGGAAATTCGCTTTCGCGACCACATTGTTGATGCGGTTCATAACctaatattattagatttttgaaCCGCAATTATCCGTCGCATATATTCGACCTGAGGACGGTCGGAtcgaaaataaacaatattttgtgaaCTGTTGCCCAGATACTATTTATGTTCTCGAAGGTAATGCGATTTTTTTGAGACTTTGCGGGAAATTCCGTTATCTGTAAACTGTCAACAAAAAATGGGGTTAGGAAAAtgatttcaattgaatttttaacacaaaatatgGTGTTTAACTCatacaaatgaaaattctACACTtgccttttaattattttgaataagcCGCTTATTATtggtaaataattgaaacagtTAAGGCGACATCTCATTCAAGCTAGCTAGGCTAAAAGAAACCTTAGCATGGATGCTCGACGGTATATCTACCGGCCGCTAGGTTGCAACACTTAGCTATATAAGTCTATTacctatttgaaaaattttgacttcAACATTTTTGTTGTGTAATCGAATTGATTAATACAAAAGTatgactattatttaaaattaattgaaaaataataataaaaaaataaataaaaaaatttgttaaatacctTCTACTACGCCTTCATAAACACCGCCTCTGCAAGCTCTTGCTAGCACAGGA from Aethina tumida isolate Nest 87 chromosome 1, icAetTumi1.1, whole genome shotgun sequence includes:
- the LOC109599351 gene encoding MYG1 exonuclease isoform X1 — protein: MNRINNVVAKANFLKRSLDVGSLILEGFFRMSSLAKSQRITPKIGTHGGVFHCDEVLACFMLKQLPEYEYGEIIRTRDPQILNTCDIVVDVGAEYNPQNHRYDHHQREFHETLSTVLPDIGVSKNIKLSSAGLIYAHFGQDVIASILKKAKVETPEDSKKYIYLHVYDSFVEEMDAIDNGIPMYPIGDPLYRINTHLSARVHRLNPDDEASNAEIMKCFNKAMDLVGAEFKEVVLEAAKTWWPARIAIQEAVENRAQVYPSGEIILLEQRQPWKDHLACLEREMGIEGRVKFCIFKDKADSWRVQGIPVEPGSFICRVFLRSDWHGVRDEVLSRISGIPDAIFCHSTGFIGGCKSREGAIEMAIKSLQAQDTNE
- the LOC109599351 gene encoding MYG1 exonuclease isoform X2 — translated: MNRINNVVAKANFLKRSLDVGSLILEGMSSLAKSQRITPKIGTHGGVFHCDEVLACFMLKQLPEYEYGEIIRTRDPQILNTCDIVVDVGAEYNPQNHRYDHHQREFHETLSTVLPDIGVSKNIKLSSAGLIYAHFGQDVIASILKKAKVETPEDSKKYIYLHVYDSFVEEMDAIDNGIPMYPIGDPLYRINTHLSARVHRLNPDDEASNAEIMKCFNKAMDLVGAEFKEVVLEAAKTWWPARIAIQEAVENRAQVYPSGEIILLEQRQPWKDHLACLEREMGIEGRVKFCIFKDKADSWRVQGIPVEPGSFICRVFLRSDWHGVRDEVLSRISGIPDAIFCHSTGFIGGCKSREGAIEMAIKSLQAQDTNE